A genomic segment from Colletotrichum higginsianum IMI 349063 chromosome 5, whole genome shotgun sequence encodes:
- a CDS encoding MFS siderochrome iron transporter MirB: protein MARILHSFIDKLRLRGGRDPATPDSTAVGDSPPAVGPVIDSDDIATAKAINDPTTISPAAQAGIQKIEAVTLTWNTFSLVLMLINIWLIFLTNGFRISVLASLAPFVTSEWQFHSLTAVIYVVSSAMASATYIPVAKLLDTWGRAEAFLFMVALATLGVICQGASRNLPTFCAGEVLYDVGFSGIVYTICVLAADVTSLKNRALAFAFTSSPYMVTAFAGPKAAEGFLLNVTWRWGFGAFAIIVPCVTVPMFIHLKYHERKAVKSGLYEKPLKSTQPFMQRAKRALIEFDMPGVFLFAGGLVVFLLPFTIAAKAPNGWASDYIIAMLVVGFVTLVGFALYEIYLAPAPFINGKFLLDRTVISACMINFTYQISYYCWNSYFTSFLQVVCNISVSEAGYINNTFQVVSGVVCFAYGYAIRVTGRFKWLYYIAIPLFILGQALMIHFRQPNQYVGYIIMCEIFMSLGGSVFILLAQVACLAAVDHQNVASVLAFLFVVGGIGGSIGYTISGAIWTNTFLPALQRNLPESAVGNATLIFGSLPAQLAYPVGSPERVAIQEAYGYAQTRMLAVGTGVAAVMFFWLYFMKNINVNTKAVQTKGTVF from the exons ATGGCGCGGATACTGCACTCGTTTATCGACAAGCTGCGGCTGCGCGGCGGTCGAGACCCCGCCACCCCCGACTCGACGGCTGTTGGAGactcgccgcccgccgttGGCCCCGTGATCGATTCCGACGACATTGCCACGGCCAAAGCCATCAACGACCCCACGACAATTAGCCCCGCGGCGCAGGCCGGCATCCAGAAGATTGAGGCCGTGACGTTGACCTGGAACACCTTCTCCCTCGTTCTGATGCTCATCAA CATCTGGCTCATATTCTTGACCAACGGGTTCCGCATTTCGGTGCTTGCAAGCTTGGCGCCCTTTGTCACGAGCGAGTGGCAGTTCCACTCGCTCACGGCCGTCATCTATGTCGTCTCGAGCGCCATGGCGAGCGCGACCTACATCCCCGTGGCCAAGCTGCTCGACACATGGGGCCGTGCCGAGGCCTTCCTCTTCAtggtcgccctcgccacccTGGGCGTCATATGCCAGGGCGCCTCCAGGAATCTGCCGACCTTctgcgccggcgaggtcctcTACGACGTCGGCTTCAGCGGCATCGTCTACACCATCTGtgtgctcgccgccgacgtcacCTCTCTCAAGAACCGCGCCCTGGCCTTCGCCTTCACCTCCTCCCCTTACATGGTCACCGCATTCGCCGGacccaaggccgccgagggctTTCTTCTCAACGTTACCTGGCGCTGGGGCTTCGGGGCCTTCGCCATCATCGTGCCCTGCGTGACGGTCCCCATGTTTATCCACCTCAAGTACCATGAGAGGAAGGCTGTCAAGTCCGGTCTTTACGAGAAGCCGCTCAAGAGCACCCAGCCCTTCATGCAGAGGGCCAAGCGAGCACTCATCGAGTTCGACA TGCCGGGTGTGTTCTTATTTGCCGGCGGTCTGGTCGTTTTCCTGCTCCCCTTtaccatcgccgccaaggcgCCGAACGGCTGGGCGTCCGACTACATCATTGCGATGCTCGTTGTGGGCTTTGTCACACTGGTTGGCTTCGCCCTGTACGAGATCTACCTTGCTCCGGCACCCTTCATCAACGGCAAGTTCCTGTTGGACCGGACCGTCATCTCGGCGTGCATGATCAACTTCACGTACCAGATCTCGTACTACTGCTGGAACAGCTACTTCACGTCCTTCCTGCAGGTCGTCTGCAACATCAGCGTGTCCGAGGCCGGATACATCAACAACACGTTCCAGGTCGTCTCGGGCGTCGTGTGCTTTGCCTACGGCTACGCGATCCGTGTCACTGGCCGCTTCAAGTGGCTCTACTACATTGCCATCCCGCTCTTCATCCTGGGCCAGGCCCTGATGATCCACTTCCGGCAGCCCAACCAATACGTCGGCTACATCATCATGTGCGAGATCTTCATGTCCCTAGGAGGCAGCGTGTTCATCCTGCTCGCACAGGTGGcctgcctcgccgccgtcgatcACCAGAACGTGGCCTCGGTTCTCGCGTTTCTCTTCGTTGTCGGGGGTATCGGCGGCTCCATCGGGTACACCATCTCGGGCGCCATCTGGACCAACACGTTCCTGCCTGCGCTTCAGCGCAACCTGCCCGAGTCGGCCGTGGGGAACGCGACGCTCATCTTTGGCAGCTTGCCCGCGCAACTCGCCTACCCTGTCGGCTCGCCCGAGCGCGTCGCGATCCAGGAGGCCTACGGGTACGCCCAGACGCGCATGCTCGCCGTCGGAActggcgtcgccgccgtcatgttCTTCTGGCTCTACTTCATGAAGAACATCAACGTCAACACCAAGGCCGTCCAAACGAAGGGCACCGTGTTCTGA
- a CDS encoding CipA protein produces the protein MAEGFAKDAPQGFRNYVKNVAIVGAGGNIGRALAEQLLKTGKHTVTAITRTDSTSSPPHGVKTASVNYQNHDSLVAALKGQDFLIITLSLSAAPGTHTSLVRAAAEAGVPYVMPNAYSINVHSEGIQRDVPIAKVVLENIAEVQKAGLKSVTLVNGFWYEYSLVAGPSTFGFDLKSRTVTLYDDGRKAIDISTWAQCGRAVASLLSQKILPEDDNDRSTTISQFDNKTVFVSSFKVSQRDMLDSVMRVTGTADSDWKLEHENSEKRYKDGVDELNQGKQDGFLKMLYARVFQPSGDADFESDNDLLGLPVEDLDEATRKALLV, from the exons ATGGCGGAAGGCTTTGCCAAGGACGCCCCTCAAGGGTTTAGAAACTACGTAAAGAACGTCGCCATTGTCGGG GCTGGTGGTAACATCGGAAGGGCCCTCGCAGAGCAGCTTCTCAAGACAGGAAAACACACGGTGACTGCCATCACGCGGACGGACAGCACGAGCAGCCCGCCCCACGGCGTGAAAACAGCCTCCGTCAACTACCAAAACCATGATTCTCTCGTCGCAGCCCTGAAGGGCCAAGACTTCCTGATCATCACACTCTCTCTGAGCGCTGCGCCGGGTACTCACACCTCCCTCGTCCGAGCCGCGGCCGAAGCAGGCGTTCCCTATGTCATGCCCAACGCCTACAGCATCAACGTCCACAGCGAAGGCATTCAGAGAGATGTCCCAATCGCGAAAGTCGTCTTGGAAAACATTGCCGAGGTCCAGAAAGCTGGATTGAAATCAGTCACGCTGGTCAATGGGTTCTGGTACGAGTATAGCCTTGTCGCAGGCCCTAGCACTTTTGGGTTTGACCTCAAGAGCCGGACCGTCACCCTCTACGACGACGGCAGGAAGGCCATCGACATCTCCACATGGGCGCAGTGTGGCCGCGCTGTGGCTTCGCTGCTGAGCCAAAAGATACTAcccgaggacgacaacgacaggTCGACAACAATCTCCCAATTTGACAACAAGACCGTCTTCGTCTCAAGCTTCAAGGTCAGCCAACGGGATATGCTGGACAGCGTCATGAGAGTGACGGGGACCGCCGACAGCGATTGGAAACTCGAACACGAGAACAGCGAAAAGAGGTAcaaagacggcgtcgacgagttGAACCAAGGCAAGCAGGACGGGTTCTTGAAGATGTTGTACGCTCGCGTGTTCCAGCCTAGCGGCGATGCGGACTTCGAGTCTGACAACGACTTGCTGGGTCTTCCGGTCGAGgacctggacgaggccaCGCGCAAAGCTCTTCTGGTCTAG
- a CDS encoding Ketoreductase, protein MTKVLVTGGTGFVAGHVIETLLKRGHSVLTTVRSEEKGEAVKNAYRDVSQNNLDTVVIPDVAAEGAFEGLGSHGLEAVIHLASPFHYNVTDPKKDLIDPAVLGTTGVLKAIKNSCPGVKRVVVTSSFAAILNPGLAFAGAQKTYSEEDWSPLTLEDAYANGGSAYVVSKLFAERAAWNFMADEKPGFTLSTINPPMIYGPVRLPVGSLASINTSNRFLGEVLLGKHKAGLPPTPMPLWVDVRDVALAHVRAMEVQEAAGKRFLTTAGFYSNEELAKAIWNHFPDLREKLPEPGSFGGAPNPALQSFGYDPSRVTGVLGLEFTPYEKTVVDSVLSLKGLKE, encoded by the exons ATGACCAAAGTTCTTGTTACAG GAGGCACTggcttcgtcgccggccacgTCATTGAAACCCTTCTCAAGCGCGGACACTCCGTGCTCACGACCGTTCGgtccgaggagaagggggaggcAGTCAAGAACGCCTACCGAGATGTTTCTCAAAACAACCTCGACACGGTCGTCATCCCGGACGTCGCCGCAGAAGGCGCCTTTGAGGGGCTGGGCTCACACGGGCTCGAAGCGGTGATTCACCTAGCAAGCCCA TTTCACTACAATGTCACCGACCCGAAAAAGGACCTGATTGACCCGGCCGTACTCGGCACCACCGGCGTTCTCAAAGCAATCAAGAACTCGTGCCCCGGTGTCAAGCGCGTCGTCGTGACTTCTTCCTTTGCCGCGATCCTCAACCCGGGGCTGGCCTTTGCCGGGGCACAGAAGACGTACTCGGAGGAGGACTGGAGCCCCTTGACACTTGAAGACGCCTACGCGAACGGCGGGAGCGCTTATGTCGTTTCCAAACTATTTGCCGAGAGGGCGGCCTGGAATTTCATGGCAGACGAGAAGCCCGGTTTCACTCTTTCCACCATCAACCCGCCGATGATCTACGGACCTGTCAGGCTGCCGGTGGGATCCCTCGCCTCAATCAACACATCAAACCGGTTTCTAGGGGAGGTCCTCCTCGGAAAGCACAAGGCGGGCCTGCCGCCCACGCCTATGCCACTCTGGGTCGACGTGCGAGATGTCGCGCTGGCGCATGTGAGGGCCATGGAGGTCCAAgaggccgccggcaagcGCTTCCTGACGACTGCGGGCTTTTACAGCAACGAGGAGCTAGCCAAGGCAATCTGGAACCACTTCCCCGACTTGCGAGAGAAGCTTCCGGAGCCCGGTAGCTTTGGAGGAGCGCCCAACCCGGCGCTGCAGTCCTTTGGGTACGACCCGTCTAGGGTGACAGGAGTCCTGGGCCTGGAATTCACTCCGTACGAGAAGACTGTCGTCGACTCGGTCTTGTCTCTGAAAGGCTTGAAGGAGTAG
- a CDS encoding ThiJ/PfpI family protein, which translates to MISLAHDERKENSLLTCHRRKCDLRPDACGQCRRAGLLCHGYRNPDALQFRNENRSAEQRALARRGDVRYPPGSRPAVLELSWDTRARYAFFSTYVNTFTRSMNEIAHHYRTAREMDHLSASVEAISQAFMAVQLGNPELLRSAKSSYVTAIQRLGHILNSLEADESERALQTVLLLDMYEKLVHRDPGTSQSWLSHAHGGLSLLGARVTSIISTPTGCQVAARLVTAVTVSSATVGDRVPPQLAAVRHNIGYRVKGVKWTFLGVLGLVVNLKSDVTRGGVSPLDLLLRAKDLDNQIKTLDRARPAEWLPRTVQVPTDERVLGQSYDVYPDHYITQVSNAICTIRLILYDLVQRHIPMETRPRDDIFHGTIRDSVSQICASVPQFILPGVHETNSLPFSPVQQLHCSTLLAPLYLINQVSEDEAVKAWILRCLRFMWGSGGFKAAKEIMHVLQTTPDLDYWTVFAKTGSYAILA; encoded by the coding sequence ATGATCAGCCTTGCCCATGacgaaagaaaagaaaattCCCTACTAACATGTCATCGTCGGAAGTGTGATCTCCGGCCGGACGCGTGCGGTCAATGTCGCAGGGCCGGTTTATTGTGCCACGGCTACCGAAACCCCGATGCCCTGCAGTTCCGCAACGAGAACCGTTCCGCGGAACAAAGGGCACTCGCTCGGCGGGGTGACGTTCGGTACCCTCCGGGGAGCCGTCCAGCTGTCCTCGAGCTGAGCTGGGACACCAGAGCCCGATACGCGTTCTTTTCGACATATGTCAACACCTTCACCCGGAGCATGAATGAGATAGCTCACCACTACCGCACCGCAAGGGAAATGGACCATCTTTCAGCAAGTGTCGAAGCAATCAGTCAGGCTTTTATGGCTGTTCAGCTAGGTAACCCGGAACTTCTCCGATCGGCCAAATCGAGCTACGTCACGGCGATCCAGCGGCTGGGCCACATTCTGAACTCACTAGAGGCCGATGAATCAGAAAGAGCGCTGCAGACCGTTCTCCTCCTTGACATGTACGAGAAACTGGTCCACCGAGACCCCGGCACTTCTCAATCATGGTTGAGCCATGCTCACGGGGGCTTGTCATTACTGGGTGCCCGTGTGACAAGCATTATATCGACCCCAACCGGCTGCCAAGTTGCCGCTCGCCTTGTGACGGCGGTGACTGTGAGCAGTGCCACGGTTGGTGACAGGGTACCCCCACAGCTTGCCGCCGTCCGTCACAATATCGGTTATCGCGTCAAGGGCGTGAAGTGGACCTTCCTGGGTGTGCTTGGGCTGGTCGTCAACCTCAAGTCAGACGTCACTCGTGGTGGGGTGTCACCCTTGGATCTACTACTGAGAGCAAAAGACTTGGATAATCAGATCAAGACTTTGGACAGAGCTCGACCGGCGGAATGGCTGCCGCGGACCGTGCAAGTTCCTACAGATGAACGGGTCCTGGGACAGTCTTACGACGTCTACCCCGATCACTACATCACCCAAGTGTCCAACGCGATTTGCACAATCCGCCTCATTCTTTACGACTTGGTTCAACGGCACATCCCCATGGAGACACGCCCGAGGGACGACATCTTCCATGGGACCATTCGCGACTCGGTCAGCCAGATATGCGCCTCAGTACCCCAGTTCATCCTGCCAGGTGTACATGAAACCAACTCGTTACCCTTCTCGCCGGTCCAGCAGCTTCATTGTAGTACTCTGTTGGCGCCCCTCTACCTGATCAACCAGGTCTCCGAAGACGAGGCGGTCAAAGCCTGGATCCTGCGATGCTTGAGATTCATGTGGGGATCCGGCGGCTTCAAAGCCGCCAAAGAAATAATGCATGTCTTGCAAACAACGCCGGACTTGGATTACTGGACCGTCTTTGCCAAGACTGGAAGCTACGCGATCCTAGCCTGA
- a CDS encoding ThiJ/PfpI family protein — MAVRPKLLVVLTSQDNLPTRENFKTGWYLPEFVHPYNALAPHVDLVVASPKGGVAPLDPYSVEESKDDAECQRFLKENKDLWEKTEKLSTFVGRSSEFVGVFYVGGHGPMFDLAVDQVSHLVIREFYEAGKIVSAVCHGPGALVNVKLSNGEYLVKDSEVTGFSNAEEDAYNFTDAMPFLLETELKNHGGKYVKADQPFGVKVVVSGKDGRLVTGQNPPSAGVIGGVLLEAIRKL; from the exons ATGGCGGTTAGACCCaagcttctcgtcgtcctgaCGTCCCAGGACAATCTTCCAACGCGCGAAAACTTTAAAACGGGATGGTATCTTCCCGAATTCGTCCACCCTTACAACGCCCTCGCCCCGCACGtggatctcgtcgtcgcctctCCCAAAGGCGGTGTTGCTCCTCTCGACCCCTACTCCGTCGAGGAAAGCAAAGACGATGCGGAGTGCCAGAGGTTCCTGAAGGAGAACAAGGATCTTtgggagaagacggagaagctcTCGACGTTTGTGGGCAGGTCTTCTGAGTTTGTGGGCGTCTTCTACGTCGGCGGACATGGGC CCATGTttgacctcgccgtcgatcAAGTCTCACACCTTGTCATCCGAGAGTTCTACGAAGCAGGGAAGATAGTCTCGGCTGTCTGCCACGGCCCCGGCGCCTTGGTCAACGTCAAGCTCTCGAATGGGGAGTACCTGGTCAAGGACAGCGAGGTGACCGGCTTCTCCAACGCGGAGGAAGACGCCTACAACTTCACGGATGCGATGCCCTTCCTCCTAGAGACAGAGCTCAAGAATCATGGCGGAAAGTACGTCAAGGCGGATCAGCCGTTCGGAGTCAAGGTTGTCGTGAGTGGCAAGGATGGTCGCTTGGTCACCGGGCAAAACCCGCCCAGCGCCGGGGTCATTGGAGGAGTCTTGTTGGAAGCCATCAGAAAATTGTAG
- a CDS encoding Ethyl tert-butyl ether degradation EthD, translated as MTVTITVVFPNEPDASYDIEYYVSKHMPLIQERWGKYGVVSWSVTKFQNGVDGSAPLYAFGSVVTWDNVDQIKAAFAGPEAGEIMGDVAKFSNKQPVFLTGEVLH; from the coding sequence ATGACTGTCACGATCACAGTCGTCTTTCCCAACGAGCCTGATGCCAGCTACGACATCGAATACTACGTTAGCAAGCACATGCCTCTGATCCAGGAGCGTTGGGGAAAGTACGGCGTCGTTTCCTGGTCAGTCACAAAGTTTCAAAACGGCGTTGATGGCTCCGCGCCTCTGTATGCCTTTGGGTCGGTTGTCACCTGGGACAACGTAGACCAGATCAAGGCTGCGTTCGCCGGACCCGAGGCTGGGGAGATTATGGGAGACGTGGCCAAATTCTCGAACAAGCAGCCCGTCTTTTTGACTGGCGAGGTACTTCATTAA
- a CDS encoding Ankyrin repeat domain-containing protein 52, with translation MHGVLISEATRQSPFVPSPTQVLHPKRLNKDPRRRTSPQHQDLIATSLRLGGQKAEESPTNPSQACPESVVPPHPPPSPKAVLGQTDEPPEVSARTKTHEELPGSGRAACTDPNVTDSRVLNQVPEPESKIVTEIRDDPLDLNVHHTAAAAEQEKDDVPSSAALLDDPSPVATESEVDPYREPKAIPKLRPPVFVYPHSEGKISPKFRQRFREVVNIFMYNIRGSAELRESTQFIDYTLRICGQSPETSHPSILVFCRQRDFKPLHGLLSNDRLRFQYSRKRSSRRDLWSGWPASRRPATTTDQNVPLFDLYFWRSLQPRELLWGPRSTVFLDQGPSTGITSYLTMCGSLLMSPNNMEKRSTLGYVVQLGPNYYGVTASHTFRSAEDEPKRPVARGESTHYDRLAVSAEHNDTVLTSGGSTYSDGWIGQQTENLQIDTSDDSEEYLMDDGEYESFTDEESDTEHVIGGARKKKGVWQLDWERNETPVVSFPQLAEHDVLGELDLDWALVKLEDADNWRPNAVMAKNGTDVIFLTGFASEYPERETPVLIATSGGAQFSGNLHSIPSVLGGVNGRVPSVMRTVTLDGGKLLSKGGSGSVVVDALTNQIFGHVVASNPLGEVYVSPVIGLLDHLKARYRETQVRLPEPLRTLRDMIAFHVPRKNPALVDKLILHYAKLDDAYASTHPPNKLHQAIHNGDVDSVRPLLKPDIYMKSKDHRGGTALHAASLYGHAEIVKLIVESGFELDPVDHTGWTPLNNASYGGHAEVVRLLLSKGADPNIPNIRTRTPLHTAATKGHKEVMQLLLLQAGDRLDEGARDYRGMMLLHAASQSGHTEVVELLLDRGTDLEVKDAQGETPLHHASRAGHLEVVRLLIERGADLNVEDLYRWTPLHHASRIGHLGVVKLLLDQGARLGAKDVQGWTPLYDASRFGHTEVVRLLIARGAQVDDEALGGQTPLGCAVEGNHAGIYELLLQAGAWDSKSAREKRTGNKIHPDTDDDKLKEAKASGHANKPAPKHTKSGIVQQSQRDGEAFP, from the exons ATGCATGGAGTTCTCATTTCAGAAGCAACACGGCAGAG CCCGTTTGTTCCCAGCCCGACTCAAGTTCTCCACCCAAAACGACTCAACAAAGACCCAAGGAGACGGACTTCTCCACAGCATCAAGATCTAATCGCGACGTCCTTGAGACTAGGTGGTCAGAAAGCGGAAGAATCGCCAACGAATCCTTCTCAAGCATGTCCGGAATCTGTCGTGCCGCCTCACCCACCGCCCTCTCCAAAGGCGGTCCTTGGTCAAACAGACGAGCCACCAGAAGTCTCCGCCCGTACAAAAACACATGAAGAACTTCCGGGAAGCGGTCGCGCTGCTTGCACTGATCCAAATGTCACAGACAGCCGTGTTCTGAACCAGGTTCCAGAGCCTGAATCAAAGATAGTTACAGAGATCCGGGACGACCCGCTTGATCTCAATGTCCACCACACAGCAGCCGCTGCCGAGCAAGAAAAAGACGATGTTCCTTCGTCTGCAGCTCTGCTTGACGACCCTTCTCCAGTCGCCACCGAGAGCGAAGTCGATCCATATCGCGAGCCCAAGGCGATCCCTAAACTTCGACCGCCCGTTTTCGTCTATCCCCATAGCGAAGGCAAGATTTCCCCAAAGTTCCGACAAAGATTCAGAGAGGTGGTCAACATATTCATGTACAACATCAGGGGAAGTGCTGAACTGAGAGAAAGCACTCAGTTCATTGACTACACGCTCCGAATCTGTGGCCAGTCGCCCGAGACATCGCACCCGtccatcctcgtcttctgccGACAACGAGATTTCAAGCCGCTTCACGGCCTGCTTTCCAATGATCGCCTGCGGTTTCAGTACAGCCGTAAGCGGTCTTCTCGACGGGACCTCTGGAGTGGGTGGCCGGCTTCGCGAAGACCAGCCACCACCACAGATCAGAACGTGCCCTTGTTCGACCTGTATTTCTGGCGCAGCCTGCAACCGCGAGAACTACTCTGGGGTCCTCGGTCAACCGTTTTTCTAGACCAAGGCCCGAGTACGGGGATCACGTCTTATTTGACCATGTGCGGTTCCCTGCTGATGTCTCCAAATAATATGGAAAAGCGCTCTACCTTGGGCTATGTAGTACAGTTGGGTCCTAACTACTACGGAGTCACAGCATCTCATACGTTCAGGAGTGCTGAAGACGAGCCAAAACGTCCAGTGGCCCGCGGAGAATCTACGCATTACGACCGTTTGGCTGTCTCGGCCGAGCACAATGACACCGTACTGACGTCCGGTGGATCAACGTACTCGGATGGCTGGATTGGCCAGCAAACGGAAAACCTGCAGATCGATACTTCGGACGACAGCGAGGAGTATCTTATGGACGACGGAGAGTACGAGAgcttcaccgacgaggaAAGTGACACTGAACATGTGATTGGCGGCGCCAGGAAAAAGAAGGGCGTCTGGCAACTGGACTGGGAACGCAACGAGACCCCTGTCGTATCATTTCCCCAGCTTGCAGAACACGATGTGCTTGGCGAACTTGATCTGGACTGGGCGCTGGTCAAGCTGGAAGATGCAGACAACTGGCGGCCAAACGCCGTCATGGCTAAAAACGGGACCGATGTCATCTTCCTGACCGGGTTCGCGTCAGAATATCCGGAACGAGAAACCCCCGTTCTCATCGCGACTTCGGGCGGCGCACAATTCTCTGGAAACCTCCATTCGATACCATCAGTGCTTGGAGGTGTTAACGGGAGAGTCCCGTCTGTCATGCGGACTGTCACCCTTGACGGTGGCAAGC TTCTCAGCAAAGGTGGTTCCGGCTCGGTGGTTGTAGATGCTCTGACGAACCAGATCTTTGGCCACGTCGTGGCTTCGAACCCACTGGGCGAGGTCTATGTCAGTCCCGTCATTGGGCTCCTGGACCACCTCAAAGCTCGGTACCGTGAGACTCAAGTCCGTCTTCCGGAACCACTCCGTACCCTAAGGGACATGATAGCATTCCATGTACCCCGCAAAAACCCCGCCTTGGTCGACAAGCTGATTCTGCATTATGCCAAGCTTGACGACGCCTATGCATCCACACATCCGCCAAACAAGCTTCATCAAGCGATTCACAACGGAGATGTGGATTCTGTGAGGCCGCTCCTCAAGCCGGACATCTACATGAAATCGAAAGACCATCGCGGGGGGACAGCACTGCACGCAGCGTCCTTGTATGGACATGCTGAGATAGTAAAACTCATTGTTGAGTCGGGATTCGAGCTGGACCCCGTGGACCATACAGGCTGGACACCCCTTAACAATGCATCTTATGGTGGGCATGCAGAAGTCGTGCGGTTGCTTCTATCGAAGGGCGCCGATCCGAATATTCCCAACATCCGTACACGAACACCATTGCACACTGCAGCAACGAAGGGCCACAAGGAAGTCATGCAGCTTCTGCTTCTACAAGCAGGAGATAGGCTAGATGAAGGTGCACGAGACTACAGGGGTATGATGCTTCTACACGCTGCATCACAGAGCGGCCATACAGAAGTAGTAGAACTACTTCTCGATCGAGGGACTGATTTGGAGGTCAAAGATGCACAAGGAGAGACACCGCTTCACCACGCGTCAAGAGCCGGTCACCTAGAAGTAGTGAGGCTTCTCATCGAACGAGGGGCTGATTTGAACGTCGAAGACTTATACAGATGGACACCACTGCACCATGCGTCAAGAATCGGCCACTTGGGTGTAGTGaagctgctcctcgaccaAGGGGCTCGTTTGGGGGCAAAAGATGTCCAGGGATGGACACCACTGTACGACGCGTCAAGGTTCGGCCACACAGAGGTAGTGAGGCTGCTTATCGCTCGAGGGGCCCAAGTAGACGACGAAGCTCTAGGCGGGCAAACGCCGCTCGGTTGTGCGGTGGAGGGCAATCACGCGGGCATATACGAACTACTCCTTCAAGCAGGGGCTTGGGATTCGAAGAGCgcaagagagaagaggaCAGGCAACAAGATTCATCCGGATacggacgacgacaaacTGAAAGAGGCAAAGGCATCGGGCCATGCAAACAAGCCGGCGCCGAAACACACCAAGTCGGGCATTGTGCAACAGTCACAAAGGGATGGCGAGGCTTTTCCCTGA
- a CDS encoding Salicylate hydroxylase: MTPPAPRIVGICGAAIAGPTLALHLLSHPVLRTLFRPILFDQSPAPGPATTDGSSPRHHQRAGASVALLPNGIHPLLALGLGDAIRTHGHECDDLSLWSGPSSLDRSPDAPLTHLKTMTNGFWSHEMRMGAVYFERAALQALLVDRVRELGGDVRWAKKAVHFEHIDPAVASGEPRADDDDADACCTRVGFADGTHLDVDLLVGADGGYSAVRRRILTLRDPQTAARRWLPDHMGMTGIYGISSADKMPASHAPERPFSESHSVWLPRGFLATGPCPGNMFRWDLILPEEAAPEARADPADEETQAHHAKYGDGNRDGDGDEEPWHDAIAAGQYPRSATVAILRAHLRLRHPFAGDFATMLASADRIIHTPLRQRVWQRDEIQWAAPDTRGAGPVVLLGDAARLMLPTSGQGTGFAIEDATVLAAALLRHCGPSAVGRDPGDLRAALEEYAGLRVPRSEKMAAVASWVGSVGVGSTWYYRMIRYLAAKLASGADLKAKKAKDPWPMDGRFNVEETT; encoded by the exons ATGACACCTCCGGCCCCGAGAATAGTGGGTATctgcggcgccgccatcgccggtcCGACGCTCGCACTGCACCTCCTGTCCCACCCGGTCCTCCGCACCCTCTTTCGTCCGATCCTCTTTGACCAGTCTCCggccccgggcccggccACCACCGACGGAAGCTCGCCCAGACACCACCAACGTGCCGGCGCCTCGGTGGCGCTCCTCCCGAACGGCATCCACCccctcctggccctggggctcggcgacgccatcCGCACGCACGGCCACGAATGCGACGACCTGTCCCTCTGGTCCGGCCCCTCGTCTCTGGACCGCAGCCCGGACGCCCCGCTCACGCACCTCAAGACCATGACCAACGGCTTCTGGTCCCACGAGATGCGCATGGGCGCCGTGTACTTTGAGCGCGCCGCCCTGCAGGCCCTTCTCGTCGACCGCGTGCgcgagctgggcggcgacgtgaGGTGGGCAAAGAAGGCCGTCCACTTCGAACATATCGATCCCGCTGTCGCATCGGGAGAGCCccgtgccgacgacgacgacgccgacgcctgCTGCACTCGCGTGggcttcgccgacggcacccacctcgacgtcgacctcctcgtcggtgccgacggcggctactccgccgtccgccgccgcatcCTCACCCTCCGCGACCCGCAGACCGCCGCACGCCGCTGGCTGCCCGACCACATGGGCATGACGGGCATCTACGGCATCTCCTCCGCAGACAAGATGCCCGCCTCCCACGCCCCCGAACGCCCGTTCTCCGAGTCGCACTCGGTGTGGCTGCCGCGGGGGTTCCTGGCCACGGGGCCCTGTCCGGGGAATATGTTCCGCTGGGACTTGATCCTCCCCGAAGAAGCGGCCCCGGAGGCCCGAGCCGACCCGGCAGACGAAGAAACCCAAGCCCACCACGCCAAATACGGAGACGGGAAccgggacggggacggggacgaggaACCGTGGCACGACGCCATCGCGGCAGGCCAGTACCCCAGAtccgccaccgtcgccatcCTCCGCGCCCACCTGCGCCTCCGCCACCCCTTCGCCGGCGACTTCGCGACGATGCTGGCCTCGGCGGACCGCATCATCCACACGCCCCTCCGCCAGCGCGTCTGGCAACGGGACGAGATCCAGTGGGCCGCCCCCGACACACGCGGGGCCGggcccgtcgtcctcctcggcgacgccgcgcgGCTGATGCTCCCCACCAGCGGCCAGGGGACGGGCttcgccatcgaggacgccacggtcctcgccgccgcgctccTAAGGCACTGCGGCCCCAGCGCCGTCGGGCGGGACCCTGGCGATCTCcgggccgccctcgaggagtACGCCGGACTCCGAGTGCCCCGGTCGGAGAAGATGGCCGCCGTGGCGTCCTGGGTCGGgtccgtcggcgtcggttCTACGTGGTATTACAGGATGATTCGGTATCTCGCCGCAAAACTGGCGTCTGGAGCCGACCTGAA AGCCAAGAAAGCCAAAGACCCGTGGCCGATGGATGGTCGCTTCAACGTGGAAGAAACGACATAA